In a single window of the Gossypium hirsutum isolate 1008001.06 chromosome D02, Gossypium_hirsutum_v2.1, whole genome shotgun sequence genome:
- the LOC107910462 gene encoding 60S ribosomal protein L3: protein MSHRKFEHPRHGSLGFLPRKRASRHRGKVKAFPKDDPSKPCKLTAFLGYKAGMTHIVREVEKPGSKLHKKETCEAVTIIETPPMVIVGVVGYVKTPRGLRSLNTVWAQHLSEEVKRRFYKHWCKSKKKAFTKYSKQYESEEGKKSIDAQLEKMKKYATVIRVLAHTQIRKMKGLKQKKAHLMEIQVNGGTIADKVDFAYKFFEKQVPIDAVFQKDEMIDIIGVTKGKGYEGVVTRWGVTRLPRKTHRGLRKVACIGAWHPARVSFTVARAGQNGYHHRTEMNKKVYRVGKVGDETHSAITDYDRTEKDITPIGGFPHYGVVKSDYLMIKGGCVGPKKRVVTLRQSLINLTSRVALEEIKLKFIDTSSKFGHGRFQTTQEKQKFYGRLKA from the exons ATGTCTCACAGGAAGTTTGAGCACCCAAGGCATGGTTCCCTTGGATTTCTTCCAAGGAAGCGAGCTTCTCGTCACAGAGGAAAAG TGAAGGCATTCCCAAAGGATGATCCAAGCAAACCATGCAAGCTTACTGCCTTTTTAGGGTACAAGGCTGGTATGACACACATTGTCAGGGAGGTCGAAAAACCCGGATCTA AGCTTCACAAGAAGGAGACGTGTGAAGCTGTTACAATCATTGAAACCCCTCCTATGGTTATTGTTGGAGTTGTTGGGTATGTGAAGACACCACGTGGTCTCCGCTCATTGAACACCGTCTGGGCTCAGCATTTGAGCGAGGAGGTTAAACGTAGGTTCTATAAGCATTGGTGCAAGTCCAAGAAGAAGGCTTTCACCAAGTACTCAAAGCAGTACGAGAGCGAAGAAGGGAAGAAGAGTATAGATGCTCAGCTTGAAAAGATGAAGAAATATGCCACTGTTATCAGGGTCTTGGCCCACACCCAG ATTAGGAAAATGAAGGGATTGAAGCAGAAGAAGGCACACCTAATGGAGATCCAAGTCAATGGTGGAACGATTGCTGACAAGGTTGATTTTGCATACAAGTTCTTTGAGAAACAAGTCCCCATTGATGCTGTTTTCCAGAAGGATGAAATGATTGATATCATCGGTGTTACAAAGGGTAAAGGTTACGAAGGTGTTGTCACTCGTTGGGGTGTCACACGTCTGCCCCGTAAGACCCACAGAGGTCTGCGTAAGGTTGCTTGTATCGGTGCCTGGCATCCTGCTAGAGTCTCGTTTACCGTTGCCAGGGCAGGTCAGAACGGATACCATCACCGTACCGAGATGAACAAGAAGGTTTACAGAGTTGGCAAGGTTGGTGATGAGACTCACTCTGCTATAACAGACTATGACAG GACTGAGAAAGATATCACCCCCATAGGTGGCTTCCCTCACTATGGTGTTGTGAAGAGTGATTACTTGATGATCAAAGGAGGCTGTGTTGGACCTAAGAAGAGGGTGGTTACGCTTCGCCAGTCTCTGATTAACCTGACATCTCGTGTGGCTCTCGAGGAAATCAAACTCAAGTTCATCGACACCTCCTCGAAGTTTGGGCACGGACGGTTCCAGACAACACAGGAGAAACAGAAATTCTATGGTCGGCTCAAGGCATAA